From the genome of Salmo salar chromosome ssa29, Ssal_v3.1, whole genome shotgun sequence:
tgtcctctcaccctaacccctctcctctctcctttcaccctaacccctctcctttcaccctaacccctctcctttcaccctaacccctctcctttCACCCTAACCCCTGTCCTTTCTCCCtaacctctgtcccctctcctctctcctttcaccctctcctctctcctttcaccctaacccctctcctttCACCCTAACCCCTGTCTTTTCACCCtaacctctgtcccctctcctctttcctctcaccctctcctctctcctttcaccctcttctctctcctttcacccTAACCCCTGTCCTTTCTCCCtaacctctgtcccctctcctctctcctttcaccctaacccctgtcctctcaccctaacccctctcctctctcctctcaccctaacccctgtcctctcaccctaacccctctcctctctcctctcaccctaacccctgtcctctcaccctaacccctctcctctctcctctcaccctaacccatgtcctctctcctctctcctctcagccgCTGGGGCCTCCTCCAACCCCTGCAGCGACACATTCTGTGGCTCCTCACCCGAATCTGAGATCGAGGTGAAGAACGTTGCTGACTTTATCCGTAGGAACAAGTCCTCCATCAAGGCCTACCTCACCATCCACTCCTACTCTCAGCTGCTGCTCTTCCCCTACTCCTACACGTTTCAGCTGGCCGAGCACCACAGCGAGCTGGTcagtacctaacccctaaccctgaccctaacccctaaacctgaccctgaccctgaccctaaccctgaccctgaccctgaccctgacccctaaccctgaccctaacccctaaacctgacCCTTACCCCTAAACCTGACCTTACCCCTAAACCTgaccttaacccctaaacctgACCCTAAACCTGACCCTAAACCTGACCCTTACCCCTAAACCTgaccttaacccctaaacctgaccctaacccctgaccctaaaccTGACCCTAAACCTGACCCTTACCCCTAAACCTgaccttaacccctaaacctgaccctaacccctgaccctaaacctgaccctaaacctgaccctaaacctgaccctaacccctaaacctgaccctaacccctaaacctgaccctaacccctaaccctaacccctaaccctgaccctaaacctgaccctaaccctgaccctaacccctaaccctgaccctaaccctgaccctaacccataaTCCCTGACCCATaatccctgaccctaacccataacccctaaccctgaccctagccCATaatccctgaccctaacccctaaacctgacCTTAGCCCATaatccctgaccctgaccctaacccataacccctaACACCTGAAGATGAGTGGCTTTACAGACGTACATGTATGTATGCAGAGATtttgtattcactactgtaagtcgctctggaaaagagcatatgctaaattactaaaatgtaaatgtagcgtTGTGGATTACATCAAATACCTTGCCAATTTCTAATGTTTTAAATCTAAGGCAGTGATCCATCCATCCTCtaatccccccccctctctctctctctctctttctctctctctctctctctctctctctctctctctctctctctctctctctgtctctctgtctctctctctgtctctctctctctctctctctctctctgtctctctctgtctctctctgtctctctctctctctctctctgtctctctctctgtctctgtccctctctctctctctgtctgtccctctctctctctctctgtccctctctctctgtctctgtctctgtctgtctctctctctgtctctctgtctctctctgtctctctctgtctctgtccctctctctgtctctctgtccctctctctctccctctctctgtccctctctctgtctctctgtccctctctctgtctctgtctctcctgctgTAGATGACTGTTGCTGAGGGAGCTTCCGAGGCTCTCCGTAGTCTGCATGGAACCCAGTACACCAGCGGCCCTGGAGCTGCTACCATTTGTGAGTACAAGACCATGACTAGATCAGGGCTGTGGTCTTTATGCTTTACATCGCCTGTTATTGAGAGCTGTGGTAGCTACAGTATAGCTCTACATTCAATCATCCAGGATATGAAACCCATAGTGACTGAGTGATTAGGCCtatgtctctcctcttctgtcagACTCTGATTTGATCTATATTtagctgtgtgtagtgtgtagtgtgtagtgtgctaGCTATAGCGCGATCCTCCAGGATATGAACCCATAATCTGTTTCTCCtgatatctctcctcctctccagaccCTGCTGCCGGTGGCTCTGACGACTGGGCCTACGACCTTGGGGTGAAGTACTCCTACACGTTTGAGCTACGTGACACGGGGCGCTACGGCTTCCTGTTGCCTGAATCTCAGATCAAGCCCACCTGTGAGGAGACCATGCTGGCGGTCAAGTACATCACCAGTCACGTGCAGAAGAACCTGTACTAGACAGAACCAACCGGAACCCGTCCACCGCCAAGCAGGGACACCAGTCATGTTTTCTCCTTGACAACAAATAATAAAACCAGCAATATGTTTAAATCTCACAACTCGTTTCAGTTTATAATGGTTTCTTCTGTTATATAAGAACAATCAATGGGTTTATGAGTTATGGTCCAGACAGAGTGAACTACTGTACTGAGTATAGAAGCAGCTTCTATCTTCTGGTCCAGACAGAGTGAACTACTGTACTGAGTATAGAAGCAGCTTCTATCTTCTGATCCAGACAGAGTGAACTACTGTACTGAGTATAGAAGCAGCTTCTATCTTCTGATCCAGACAGAGTGAACTACTGTACTGAGTATAGAAGCAGCTTCTATCTTCTGGTCCAGACAGAGTGAACTACTGTACTGAGTATAGAAGCAGCTTCTATCTTCTGGTCCAGACAGAGTGAACTACTGTACTGAGTATAGAAAAAGCACTCATCTCAAAGTAGCATTATCTGTCTATTTGCACTGTCTCTTGATTCAAATGAGAatggtgagagaaacagagagagagagagagagagagagagagagagagagagagagagagagagagagagagagagagagagagagagagagagagagagagagagagagagagagagagagagagagagagagagagagagagagagagagagagagagagagagagagagagagagagagagagagagagagagagagagagagagagaaagagtgagttagtgagagagggagtgagtgagaaatagagagagaaagagtgagttagtgagagagggagtgagtgagaaatagagagagaaagagtgagtcagtgagagagggagtgagtgagaaatagagagagaaagagtgagttagtgagagagggagtgagtgagaaatagagagagaaagagtgagttagtgagagagggagtgagtgagaaatagagagagaaagagtgagttagtgagagagggagtgagtgagaaatagagagagaaagagtgagttagtgagagagggagtgagtgagaaatagagagagaaagagtgagtcagtgagagagggagtgagttagaaagagagagaaagaaagagaggtctGAGAATTCATTGTGGGTTTATTCCCAGAGTCTCAGGGGCC
Proteins encoded in this window:
- the cpb1 gene encoding carboxypeptidase B isoform X1 gives rise to the protein MNVLKIGKKSSSTKPSIFLDCGIHAREWISTAFCQWFVKEALSTYGSDSEMTSLLNQMDVYVLPVFNIDGYDFTHKSNRMWRKTRSRMSSTSCIGADPNRNWNAGWCTAGASSNPCSDTFCGSSPESEIEVKNVADFIRRNKSSIKAYLTIHSYSQLLLFPYSYTFQLAEHHSELMTVAEGASEALRSLHGTQYTSGPGAATIYPAAGGSDDWAYDLGVKYSYTFELRDTGRYGFLLPESQIKPTCEETMLAVKYITSHVQKNLY